A window of Candidatus Palauibacter australiensis contains these coding sequences:
- a CDS encoding copper resistance protein CopC produces MTGWIRHRAVVLATAALTTAGVFVGAHLSLKESSPKKDETIAISPPTITLWFTEAPQMAGTSVRLLPKGGEPLDLEPATAQEDDSSVVVLDVSETLADGDYEVMWRAMSQDGHTIRGDFGFTVQTAR; encoded by the coding sequence ATGACTGGATGGATTCGACACCGGGCGGTCGTCCTGGCGACCGCCGCATTGACGACGGCGGGCGTCTTCGTCGGCGCGCACCTCTCCCTCAAGGAGTCGTCGCCGAAGAAGGATGAGACGATCGCGATCAGCCCCCCGACGATCACGTTGTGGTTCACGGAAGCGCCGCAGATGGCCGGCACGTCCGTCCGTCTCCTGCCGAAAGGGGGCGAACCCCTCGACCTGGAGCCGGCGACCGCCCAGGAGGACGACTCGAGCGTCGTCGTGCTGGATGTCAGCGAGACGCTCGCGGACGGCGACTACGAGGTCATGTGGCGAGCCATGTCGCAGGACGGCCACACGATCCGGGGCGACTTCGGCTTC